A window of Fusarium falciforme chromosome 1, complete sequence genomic DNA:
CGTGAAAACGCGATCCATTTCCCTCCAGCTCAGACACACAACTGATCAAGATGGGACGAAGAAAGATTGAGATCAAAGCGATCAAGGATGACAGGAATCGCTCTGTGTAAGTTTTCCGAGATTCTTGCACCACCGGCGCAAGAATCCGATCCGATGTGCCCCTCGAATCTTGCGACTGACTGTCGCGAATAGCACCTTTCTGAAGCGAAAGGGCGGCCTTTTCAAAAAGGCACACGAGCTCTCCGTCCTGTGCTCCGTCGATGTCGCCGTATTCATCTTTGGCAATAACAAGAAGCTTTATGAATATTCATCTTCAGATATGCGACAGCTCATCACACGATACCAATATGTGAGTGTCTCCCCGCCCGCAGGCGCATATGatgcagcatcagcatctgcGGTCGCAACCTCGGCGCGTCATGGCATGCTAACCGGACTACAGCATGGCGGTCCCAACGAACACAAAGGTCCATCCGATTTCAACGGCGGtaacgacgaggaggaggaagaggagggcgaTGGCACTCCTCCCCACGCGCCCGAAGGTGTCGAGAACCAGATGATGCCTCCCCATTTTCACGGCCAAGCTCAGCCCCCGTTCCCCCAGATCCGACACCACACGCCTTCAGCATCGCCGCCCATTGGCAACGGCCCCTTCCAAGGGCACCCAGGTCATCCTATTCAGCGCACACATACCCCACAGCCTTCGATCGGCTCGCGGCCGGGATCTCGAAATGACATCCGCCGGATGGGCCCCGCCATGGTCTCTCAACCTCCGCCTCCTACCGGACCTCCGCATGCCGGGATTAGCTATATGCCTACGCCTCCCATCTACAACCCTCCTCATCCCTCTGGTTTGATGCCCCAGCAGGGGCCTACCCCTCAGTATGCCACCTACCACCCACAGCCGAGTCCAATGCCGCAGCACAGTCCCTACATGGACGACCGAAGATCCCCCATGCCATCGCCTATGCCTCCTGCCTACTCGTCGCAACCGCCTTCGCAAGGGCTTCAGGCTCCGGCGCGTCCAACCCCGTCTCCTCAACCAAACCACCAGCAACTGCCACCGAACCCTATACCACACATCTCTCCGCCTCCACCTCAGCCGCAGCAGGTCGAGCGTCGTCTGCAGGAccctccaccacctcctcccgTGGAACCCAAGACGGAATCTCAAGAACGCCCTCAGCCGCCCCTGCTCAACACGGATACAGCCATCAAGAAATTGCCCCAGCGGAAATCTCACAGCATCTTTACGCCCATTGAGGAGAACCGTTCTATTCTATCCCAGCATCTTGCCTCTTTCGCAAATGAGCCCATGAAGTCTGAATCTGCGGccgcagcagcggcagctaAT
This region includes:
- a CDS encoding MADS-box domain-containing protein, which produces MGRRKIEIKAIKDDRNRSVTFLKRKGGLFKKAHELSVLCSVDVAVFIFGNNKKLYEYSSSDMRQLITRYQYHGGPNEHKGPSDFNGGNDEEEEEEGDGTPPHAPEGVENQMMPPHFHGQAQPPFPQIRHHTPSASPPIGNGPFQGHPGHPIQRTHTPQPSIGSRPGSRNDIRRMGPAMVSQPPPPTGPPHAGISYMPTPPIYNPPHPSGLMPQQGPTPQYATYHPQPSPMPQHSPYMDDRRSPMPSPMPPAYSSQPPSQGLQAPARPTPSPQPNHQQLPPNPIPHISPPPPQPQQVERRLQDPPPPPPVEPKTESQERPQPPLLNTDTAIKKLPQRKSHSIFTPIEENRSILSQHLASFANEPMKSESAAAAAAANAASAANRSQSADGALNRVGDTSKSPHLPQRASTQADDKSRTVSLSSIPETTLTPPSRSNSVKVGGGPGGARPRGPRLTVQIPDGGSEAGGSARTADSNSPRNPTESTTQAPQRHNSQSSLVLPPPSPSAQTLLSAGATGPPNPFARPPPQQNVNGDTPVSALPSRFLTNELLPSPSSFYPDWNFRGGDSNTLPSPLNFATPVVGSGPSFLRDDNLNSSINSNSNNNATSTSNGTYNSSLHVNTSNSTATKRKTPELGATAQSEAEESTDPKRVKVE